In Nitrospiria bacterium, a single window of DNA contains:
- a CDS encoding MFS transporter, with protein sequence MFKSPLSVLFITVFVDLLGFGIVLPLAPFYAEFYGATGFHVGLLMMVYSLMQFLFAPFWGMLSDRVGRRPIILLSLAGSSVSYLIFGLAPSLFVLFLSRIFAGIFGASISTAQAYIADTTKPEDRAKGMGLIGAAFGLGFILGPAVGGFFSQFGYGVPAFIASAICFTNLLIAFIRLPESLTPERRGIVPRGQRYHPKQFAKVFQNSNLGLVILLMFFATFSFANFEATFALFTERRFEFTSSEVGYLFAYVGLLVAIVQGGLVGRLAKMFGERVLVRVGMFLMVAGLGLIPYAQNLWILAIVLAFLAVGLGMNTPSLNSLITLYSDPTRHGGILGVSQSISSLARILGPAWGGFSFDRVGISSPYFTGGLVMLLAFLLSMLYLRKESLVEGIVEDPASPSG encoded by the coding sequence ATGTTTAAATCCCCCCTAAGCGTCCTCTTTATCACAGTCTTTGTGGATCTTTTGGGATTTGGCATCGTCCTTCCCTTGGCTCCTTTTTATGCTGAATTTTACGGAGCTACAGGTTTTCACGTTGGACTGCTGATGATGGTCTATTCCCTGATGCAGTTTCTTTTTGCGCCCTTTTGGGGCATGCTCTCAGACCGGGTGGGCAGAAGACCCATTATTCTTTTAAGCCTTGCGGGGTCCAGTGTTTCTTATCTTATTTTCGGTTTAGCCCCTTCTTTATTTGTATTATTTCTCTCCCGAATTTTCGCAGGGATTTTTGGTGCCAGCATTTCAACAGCCCAAGCGTACATTGCCGATACAACCAAACCCGAAGACCGGGCGAAAGGGATGGGTTTAATTGGTGCGGCCTTCGGTCTTGGATTCATTTTAGGCCCGGCTGTAGGGGGGTTCTTTAGTCAATTTGGTTATGGGGTTCCCGCCTTTATTGCATCTGCCATTTGTTTTACAAATTTGCTTATTGCTTTTATCCGGCTTCCGGAGTCCTTAACCCCTGAGCGGAGGGGGATCGTTCCCCGGGGCCAACGGTATCACCCAAAGCAATTTGCAAAGGTATTTCAAAATTCAAATTTGGGTTTGGTCATTCTGTTGATGTTTTTTGCAACTTTCTCTTTTGCGAATTTTGAAGCTACTTTTGCACTTTTTACCGAACGGCGTTTTGAATTTACCTCTTCGGAGGTGGGATATCTTTTTGCCTATGTGGGGCTTTTGGTTGCCATCGTTCAAGGGGGGTTGGTGGGAAGGTTGGCTAAAATGTTTGGTGAAAGAGTTTTGGTTCGGGTTGGAATGTTCCTGATGGTGGCAGGTTTGGGACTTATTCCCTATGCACAGAATTTATGGATTCTTGCCATTGTGCTGGCGTTTTTGGCCGTTGGGCTGGGAATGAATACCCCTTCATTAAACAGCCTTATTACCCTTTACAGTGATCCCACCCGTCATGGCGGGATTCTTGGGGTTTCGCAATCGATTTCAAGTCTGGCCAGAATTTTGGGGCCCGCATGGGGAGGTTTCAGCTTTGACCGGGTTGGAATTTCTTCCCCCTATTTTACCGGGGGATTGGTCATGCTCCTT